The following is a genomic window from Oncorhynchus masou masou isolate Uvic2021 chromosome 6, UVic_Omas_1.1, whole genome shotgun sequence.
AAACGTGTAACTTTTTGCTGCGTACGTCCCAAAACCACACGCATTATGGGCAATAGTGGTCAGTTGCTATTTAATTTGCCACAAGACGACAAGTCCCACAATGCATTGCTTTTGTGCCTTCATAAATTCAGGTGGCCACCGTGTTTACTAAAATGAGACTAGATAAAATACGATACCGCTGTCAAAGTAAATATAGCATGATGTCATGTTGTTGAGATAGCTAGCGTGCCCTTGATCTCCTTTTGCGATTTGTGAGTTGCTGAAATTGTCCGCTAGCAAATATCTGTTTATACTCGTCAGCGGCGTTAACGAGATATACAGCTATAAAAGTTAGCATTAGCAAGCTACTGTAGTTAGCCAAGTATTTATGCCTTGATTGGCGCATTAGTTATATTTTACTTTAGTGTTTGGTGTCAAGTCAGCTAGCTAGTATCGATTACGAActagtaacgttagctaacgtgcTTGCTTCAAACcacaggtaacgttagctagctaaacagctAGTCAGGTAACAGTTAGCAAATTCGACTTGCTAACTTTGGCTAGCCTCACAGCTGGATCTTTCCACGATGTGAGTTGGTGCTCGCCTTGCGCATCAgctagtgtttgtttacaatccTAAGATGTACACCTTATTATCTGGTCTGTACAAATACGTGTTCCAGAAGGACGAATACTGCATCTTGATCCTAGGACTGGACAATGCAGGAAAAACGGTTAGTCTATTAGTTAGAAGAGCAGGTTGATATTACTGTTTATTGTTTGTGTCTTTGTTGGAGAAAGTGCTGCTGCTTGTTTGATTAGGCATGTCTttcctacacacacagacctttCTGGAACAGACTAAGACCAAGTTCAGTAAGAACTACAAGGGAATGAATTTGTCCAAAATCACCACTACAGTTGGGCTTAACAGTAAGTAGCCAACCAGCAAGACCGACATTGTTGTGTTGCATTCAATTGTAGTACATTGCTTTCCATGAGTTCATGCCATTGTAATATGTTCTGCTACTCTCTCCTCACAAGTCGGCACAATTGATGTGGGCAAGGCTCGTCTAATGTTCTGGGACCTTGGTGGTCAAGAGGAGCTTCAGTCGCTGTGGGACAAAGTGAACACCAATATCAAATTACACACACTCAAAATAAATTATATCTAGCATGATGTAATATGCCTCATTATCTGTCAACTGATTACATTGATTTGAGGTTGATTGCTGAAACATGGCTTTGTTAACTTTGAATTCACAGTACTATGCTGAGTCCCACGGAGTGATCTATGTGATAGACTCCACCGACGAGGAGCGCCTATCAGAATCAAAAGAGGCTTTTGGTGAGTTTCTCACTAGGTTGTCCAAGGCATTTGGTGAAGAATATCAACAAGGCTTATGGACTTATCTTTGTCATGGGCTACAGTCCGATTCACTTCCTGAAGTGTACACTTGT
Proteins encoded in this region:
- the LOC135541397 gene encoding ADP-ribosylation factor-related protein 1, which produces MYTLLSGLYKYVFQKDEYCILILGLDNAGKTTFLEQTKTKFSKNYKGMNLSKITTTVGLNIGTIDVGKARLMFWDLGGQEELQSLWDKYYAESHGVIYVIDSTDEERLSESKEAFEKMISSEVLEGVPLLVLANKQDVENCMSVPDIKTAFSDCAPKIGKRDCLVQPCTALTGQGVNEGIEWMVKCVIRNIHRTPRQKDIT